A stretch of the Aminipila terrae genome encodes the following:
- a CDS encoding S8 family peptidase: MDNDSLYSPDVVDFIIRKASSYESLILNHPGLLACHDIGMYYICYAKIPDYTEMISYMGTDYINSVPKVMGLLDRQSLEAAGIIQVQQQPYLNLNGKNVLIGFVDTGIDYTQKVFQYDDGTSKIQYIYDQTAPGTPPEGFPLGTEYNNEQINAALASDTPYDIVPQQDTAGHGTFLASVSAGRPMDDFIGAAPDSEIIMVKLKKAYPFYLNRFFVPAEQENAFESSSAMIGVQYILQKAKELDRPVVICIGLGSNYDSHDGFGFIEEYLFNMSNVPGVCICIAVGNESQARHHYFQRFSKEGTPESIDIKVGENAGDIFILVTNPISDRVSVSVRSPTGELVSRVPAKAGNTFTTQLVLERSEVSVSYFFPLEGSGDQVTIVKIKNATPGIWTITAYGDIIQDGSINAWLPITGFISPAVEFLSSDPYNTVTSPANALGGIHCGAYNSIRNSLYPESSWGAVRSLLDIPDLVAPGYQVGGFYPTGYGTMNGTSVATAITSGACALMLQWGIVEGNNMGLSTPLIRAYLIRGCSRTEVMEYPNPQWGYGTLNLIQTFFYMREL, translated from the coding sequence TTGGATAACGATAGCCTATATTCACCGGATGTTGTTGACTTTATAATTAGAAAAGCGTCTTCTTATGAAAGCCTTATATTAAACCATCCAGGTCTTCTTGCATGCCACGATATTGGTATGTATTATATCTGTTATGCAAAAATCCCAGACTACACAGAAATGATTTCATATATGGGTACGGATTATATCAACAGTGTTCCAAAAGTTATGGGACTACTGGATCGTCAAAGCCTGGAGGCTGCCGGTATTATACAGGTACAGCAACAACCCTATTTAAATCTTAATGGTAAAAATGTTTTAATTGGTTTTGTTGATACGGGAATAGACTATACCCAGAAGGTATTTCAATATGATGATGGAACCAGCAAGATCCAGTATATATATGACCAGACTGCTCCAGGAACTCCTCCTGAAGGTTTTCCTCTTGGAACAGAATATAACAATGAACAGATTAATGCAGCTTTGGCATCTGATACCCCTTACGACATTGTTCCCCAACAGGACACTGCCGGCCACGGTACGTTTTTAGCTTCCGTATCTGCAGGTCGTCCAATGGATGATTTTATAGGCGCCGCACCAGATTCTGAAATCATTATGGTTAAGCTGAAAAAAGCGTACCCCTTTTATTTAAACAGATTTTTTGTTCCGGCAGAGCAGGAAAATGCCTTTGAATCTTCATCTGCTATGATTGGTGTACAATATATCCTGCAGAAAGCAAAAGAACTGGACCGTCCTGTCGTAATATGTATTGGTCTTGGCTCCAATTATGACAGCCATGACGGCTTCGGGTTTATTGAAGAATACTTATTTAATATGTCAAATGTTCCAGGTGTCTGCATCTGTATTGCCGTAGGTAATGAAAGTCAGGCCAGACACCATTATTTCCAGCGCTTTTCTAAAGAAGGAACTCCAGAGAGCATCGATATAAAAGTTGGAGAGAATGCTGGTGACATATTTATATTAGTTACAAACCCTATCAGTGACAGGGTTTCTGTATCTGTGCGTTCACCTACTGGAGAACTTGTAAGCCGTGTACCCGCAAAAGCAGGTAATACTTTTACCACGCAGCTTGTGCTGGAACGGTCAGAAGTCAGTGTGTCCTATTTCTTTCCACTGGAGGGAAGCGGTGACCAGGTCACCATAGTCAAGATAAAGAATGCTACTCCAGGAATATGGACCATTACAGCTTACGGAGACATAATCCAGGATGGCAGCATTAATGCCTGGCTTCCCATCACAGGATTTATTTCACCGGCTGTTGAATTTCTTTCTTCAGATCCATATAACACGGTTACTTCACCTGCTAATGCACTGGGGGGAATTCATTGCGGTGCCTATAACAGTATTCGTAACAGTCTTTATCCAGAATCCTCATGGGGTGCCGTTCGGTCATTACTGGATATTCCTGATTTAGTTGCCCCCGGCTACCAGGTTGGAGGATTCTATCCCACTGGATATGGTACGATGAATGGCACAAGTGTTGCTACTGCTATTACTTCTGGTGCCTGTGCACTTATGCTGCAATGGGGCATTGTAGAAGGGAATAATATGGGTTTAAGCACACCTTTGATCAGAGCCTATCTGATTCGTGGATGCAGCCGTACAGAAGTCATGGAATACCCAAATCCCCAGTGGGGATATGGAACATTAAACTTAATACAGACCTTTTTTTATATGCGTGAATTATAA
- a CDS encoding S8 family peptidase: MDNDILYSPDVVDFTIRKGSSYENLILAHPGLIATHTVADTYIICYTKINDFLEIATYMGADLRNSIPNVVGLTDQQSLDAAGILQVQQQPYLNLNGKDVLIGFVDTGIDYTQKVFQYEDGTSKIKYLYDQTIPGIPPAGFPLGTEYTNDQINAALTSPTPYEIVPQRDVAGHGTFLASVAAGRQLEDFIGAAPDSEIIMVKLKKAYPFYLENYCVPPDQENAFASTSVMIGVQYILQKAKELNRPVAICLGLGSNFDSHDGYSTLEEYLFNMSNIPGVCICVSVGNESQARHHFSYQMTKGSAPVNIDIKVGEDAGNIFVVVANRVSDRVSVSVRSPTGEMVSRVPSKAGYTVETPLVLERSRITVSYFFPLEGSGDQISVVRILDSTPGVWTIIVYGDIIINGSLNAWLPMTGFVSPTVEFLSSDPYTTITYPANALGPIRCGAYNSFRDSLYPRTSWGPTRLSEKVPDLVAPGYQVGGYYPIGYGTMDGTSVSTAITAGACALMLQWGIVEGHDLGFSTPLIRAYLIRGCNRSDVIQYPNYQWGYGSLNLMQTFTYMREL; encoded by the coding sequence ATGGATAACGATATCTTATACTCACCAGATGTTGTTGATTTTACTATTAGAAAAGGCTCTTCTTATGAAAATCTTATACTTGCACACCCGGGCCTAATTGCAACTCACACCGTTGCAGATACTTATATCATATGTTATACAAAGATAAATGATTTTCTGGAAATAGCTACATATATGGGCGCTGACTTAAGAAACAGCATCCCCAACGTTGTGGGACTTACTGACCAGCAAAGTCTGGATGCCGCCGGTATCCTCCAGGTACAGCAGCAGCCTTATCTGAATCTAAACGGCAAAGATGTGCTGATTGGATTTGTAGATACAGGGATTGATTATACCCAGAAAGTCTTTCAGTATGAAGACGGAACCAGCAAAATTAAATATTTATACGATCAAACCATACCTGGTATCCCCCCTGCTGGCTTTCCCCTGGGCACAGAATATACCAATGATCAGATTAATGCTGCCCTCACATCCCCTACCCCTTATGAAATAGTTCCTCAAAGAGATGTGGCAGGTCATGGTACTTTTCTGGCCTCTGTAGCTGCAGGAAGGCAGCTGGAGGATTTTATAGGAGCAGCGCCAGATTCTGAAATAATTATGGTTAAATTAAAAAAGGCATATCCTTTCTATCTTGAGAATTATTGTGTTCCTCCTGATCAGGAAAATGCATTTGCATCTACCTCTGTGATGATTGGAGTTCAGTATATTTTACAAAAGGCAAAAGAGTTAAACCGACCGGTGGCTATTTGTCTCGGTCTGGGTTCTAATTTCGACAGTCATGACGGTTATAGTACTCTTGAAGAATACCTTTTTAATATGTCTAATATACCCGGTGTATGCATTTGCGTTTCTGTGGGAAACGAAAGCCAGGCAAGGCATCATTTTTCTTACCAGATGACTAAAGGTAGTGCCCCTGTAAATATCGATATAAAAGTTGGAGAAGATGCCGGGAATATTTTTGTTGTTGTAGCCAACAGGGTCAGTGACCGGGTTTCTGTATCTGTACGTTCACCAACAGGAGAAATGGTAAGCAGGGTGCCCTCAAAAGCTGGCTATACCGTTGAGACCCCTCTGGTGCTGGAACGTTCCCGAATTACAGTCTCCTATTTTTTCCCTCTGGAAGGCAGCGGTGACCAGATCAGCGTGGTCAGAATACTGGATTCTACTCCCGGTGTATGGACCATTATCGTTTATGGGGATATCATTATAAATGGCAGCCTTAATGCATGGCTTCCCATGACAGGGTTCGTTTCCCCTACTGTGGAATTTTTATCCTCTGATCCTTATACCACCATAACTTATCCTGCCAATGCACTGGGCCCTATCCGATGTGGTGCTTACAACAGCTTCCGTGACAGCCTTTATCCAAGAACCTCCTGGGGGCCTACCAGGTTGTCTGAAAAGGTACCAGACTTAGTGGCTCCTGGATATCAGGTAGGAGGTTATTACCCCATTGGTTACGGTACCATGGACGGCACAAGTGTATCCACTGCAATTACTGCTGGGGCCTGCGCCCTTATGTTACAATGGGGAATCGTAGAAGGTCACGATTTAGGTTTTTCTACTCCTTTAATAAGAGCCTATCTCATTCGGGGATGTAATCGCAGTGATGTAATCCAGTATCCTAATTATCAATGGGGTTATGGCAGCCTGAACCTGATGCAGACCTTTACTTATATGCGTGAATTATAA
- a CDS encoding S8 family peptidase has translation MIHSPFIPIDQLTRFESDQYSDEDLLEVIVKYSGDIMQVGKELDAFVEILDPNYAIFTISLGNLAKLYSYNQVEYIELPKNLTYFLRENLNSSCISQVQRPTSFGLTGNGIAIGIIDSGIDYTHPDFQNQDGTTRILFLWDQSIDGNPPEGFRNGSEYTKAQIDEALASDTPYTHVPSVDSVGHGTAVAGIAAGNGNSSDAVEKGVAPNASLIVVKLGHRGSPSFTRTTEIMRAVKYISDKAQEVNMPVSMNISYGTNNGSHDGNSLFESYIDDVSVRWRSSICVASGNEGSSAHHYSKLLTQGATDTVEFSISENIQSLYMTIWKNFVDTMTFEVISPSGKSTGVISPLQRVTRFTLDNVLVSVLYGQPTHYNSSQEIYILFRGVNKPIPGGLWNLVVKGTQITYGLFDIWLPTLEEVTQYTNFLRPAVTNTITIPATAFKVISVGGYNSVLKSIADFSGQGTIRNIDFIKPDLVAPAVNILTTRAGGGYDTFTGTSVAAPFVTGSAALMMEWGLLRGNDPFLYGQRIKAFLWKGAERSSTLTYPNPMWGYGSLSLCNTMDLLVEYNQTGIAFS, from the coding sequence ATGATCCACTCACCATTTATTCCAATTGACCAGCTTACACGATTTGAATCAGATCAGTATAGTGATGAGGACCTTCTGGAGGTTATTGTAAAATACAGCGGAGACATCATGCAAGTAGGTAAAGAGCTGGATGCCTTTGTAGAAATACTAGACCCAAACTACGCCATTTTCACCATATCTTTGGGTAACCTTGCAAAACTATACAGCTATAACCAGGTTGAATATATTGAACTGCCCAAAAACCTTACTTATTTTTTAAGGGAAAACCTGAATAGCTCCTGTATTTCACAGGTTCAACGACCTACTTCTTTCGGCCTGACCGGAAATGGTATTGCAATTGGTATCATTGATTCTGGCATTGACTATACTCATCCTGATTTTCAGAATCAGGATGGAACAACCCGAATTTTATTTTTATGGGATCAGTCAATAGATGGAAATCCTCCTGAAGGATTCAGAAATGGTTCAGAATATACAAAAGCACAGATTGATGAAGCATTAGCCAGTGATACACCCTACACCCATGTTCCCAGTGTTGACAGTGTGGGTCATGGTACTGCTGTAGCTGGAATTGCAGCAGGAAACGGTAACTCTTCTGATGCTGTTGAAAAAGGTGTGGCGCCCAATGCTTCTTTAATAGTAGTAAAACTGGGGCACCGAGGAAGTCCTTCTTTTACCAGAACAACTGAAATCATGAGGGCAGTAAAATATATTTCAGATAAAGCACAAGAAGTAAATATGCCTGTTTCTATGAATATAAGCTATGGCACAAATAATGGTTCTCATGATGGGAACTCTTTGTTTGAAAGTTATATTGATGATGTATCAGTGCGCTGGCGCTCCAGTATTTGTGTTGCTTCAGGCAACGAAGGCTCTTCCGCTCATCATTACAGTAAACTACTGACTCAGGGAGCTACGGATACAGTAGAATTTTCTATATCTGAAAATATTCAGAGCCTTTACATGACTATATGGAAAAATTTCGTGGACACCATGACTTTTGAAGTTATTTCCCCAAGTGGAAAATCTACAGGAGTCATTTCTCCTCTCCAGCGAGTCACACGTTTTACCCTAGATAATGTTCTGGTTTCTGTACTGTATGGCCAGCCTACTCATTACAACAGTTCACAGGAAATATATATTCTTTTCAGGGGAGTAAACAAGCCTATACCCGGAGGCCTTTGGAATCTGGTGGTAAAAGGCACCCAGATTACTTACGGATTATTCGATATATGGCTTCCAACTTTGGAAGAAGTAACGCAGTATACAAACTTTCTCCGTCCAGCTGTAACAAATACCATTACAATCCCTGCAACCGCTTTTAAAGTAATTTCTGTAGGGGGATATAATTCTGTCCTTAAAAGTATTGCAGATTTTTCAGGCCAGGGAACCATAAGAAATATAGATTTTATAAAACCTGATTTAGTTGCTCCTGCAGTAAATATTCTTACAACCCGTGCAGGAGGAGGTTATGATACCTTTACAGGCACCAGCGTGGCTGCTCCTTTTGTCACAGGCTCTGCAGCATTAATGATGGAATGGGGTCTCCTCCGTGGCAACGATCCTTTTCTATACGGGCAACGGATAAAAGCCTTTTTATGGAAGGGAGCTGAAAGGTCCTCTACACTTACTTATCCAAATCCAATGTGGGGATATGGCTCATTAAGCCTGTGTAACACCATGGATTTACTTGTTGAATATAATCAGACGGGAATAGCATTTTCGTAG